A genome region from Sphingobium sp. WTD-1 includes the following:
- a CDS encoding DUF1993 domain-containing protein, translating into MATELYGLTVPAFLRGLRTLSTLLDKGAAFAAEQGIDPATLTGARLIEDMRPLTAQVQLATDSAKGAVIRIGELEPFPLPDTEETFADLQDRIARTIAFLESVPRDRIDGREEATVVLKTSRGEFSSTGRSHVLTFSLPNFYFHLTTAYALLRQAGVPLGKLDYLGGL; encoded by the coding sequence GTGGCGACCGAACTCTACGGCCTGACCGTCCCGGCCTTCCTGCGTGGCCTGCGCACTCTGTCCACCCTGCTGGACAAGGGCGCCGCCTTTGCCGCCGAACAGGGGATCGATCCCGCCACGCTGACCGGCGCCCGCCTGATCGAGGATATGCGCCCGCTGACCGCGCAGGTGCAGCTTGCCACCGACAGCGCCAAGGGCGCGGTCATCCGCATCGGCGAGTTGGAGCCCTTCCCCCTGCCCGACACGGAGGAGACGTTCGCCGACCTGCAGGATCGCATCGCCCGCACCATCGCCTTCCTGGAATCGGTGCCGCGCGACAGGATCGACGGCCGCGAGGAGGCGACCGTCGTCCTCAAGACTTCGCGCGGTGAATTTTCCTCCACCGGGCGCAGCCATGTGCTGACCTTTTCGCTGCCCAATTTCTATTTCCACCTGACAACCGCCTATGCCCTGCTGCGCCAGGCCGGCGTGCCGCTGGGCAAGCTGGACTATCTGGGCGGGCTGTAA
- a CDS encoding PLP-dependent aminotransferase family protein, whose translation MSTSFLRPPSLLRLLGAWRAQDSAEPAYRQLAQALRMLVLDGRIGLNVRLPGERELAAALGLSRTTIAAAFDRLRDEGYLESRQGSGSVTRLPPGRVETPTPDIDGVTGDNLLNWTHAALPAAPGVGLAYAHAVEALPAYLGDLGYDPLGLPVLRRAIAAHYERRGCPTDPDQIMITNGAQQGFSLLLQWLAGPGDRAVIDHPTYHNAIQALQRANVVPVPVGLPVHGWDIDAMDAAFRQTAPRFAYIIADFHNPTGRSMDPATRRALVSVAARTHTPLVIDETMVAMGLDGSPPPPVACHDPSGRHVITLGSASKIFWGGLRVGWIRADPQTVAALGRIRTTMDMASPVVEQLAVAQLMDADEGLGPRAAMLRDRRDHLLAQLEQHLPHWRVESPAGGLSLWAELPRAEASALAALAGNHGVRIAAGPRFGVNGAFERFLRLPFTLPEAQLDMGVARLVEADARLHARTPRGRDPLALALEADRLI comes from the coding sequence ATGTCCACTTCTTTCCTTCGGCCTCCCTCGCTGCTGCGGTTGCTGGGCGCCTGGCGCGCGCAGGACAGCGCCGAGCCGGCCTATCGCCAATTGGCGCAGGCGCTGCGGATGCTGGTGCTGGACGGGCGGATCGGCCTCAATGTCCGGTTGCCGGGCGAACGCGAACTGGCCGCCGCGCTGGGGCTCAGCCGTACCACCATCGCCGCCGCCTTCGACCGGCTGCGCGACGAGGGCTATCTGGAAAGCCGGCAGGGGTCGGGCAGCGTCACCCGCCTGCCGCCCGGCCGGGTCGAGACCCCGACGCCCGACATCGACGGGGTCACCGGCGACAATCTGCTCAACTGGACCCATGCCGCGCTGCCGGCCGCGCCCGGCGTGGGCCTGGCCTATGCCCATGCGGTCGAGGCACTGCCCGCCTATCTGGGCGATCTGGGCTATGATCCGCTCGGCTTGCCGGTGCTGCGCCGGGCGATCGCCGCCCATTATGAGCGGCGCGGTTGCCCGACAGATCCCGACCAGATCATGATCACCAATGGTGCGCAGCAGGGCTTCTCGCTGCTGCTGCAATGGCTGGCGGGGCCGGGTGATCGGGCGGTGATCGACCATCCGACCTATCATAATGCGATCCAGGCGTTGCAGCGGGCCAATGTCGTGCCGGTGCCGGTCGGCCTGCCGGTCCATGGCTGGGATATCGACGCGATGGACGCGGCCTTCCGCCAGACTGCGCCGCGCTTTGCCTATATCATCGCCGATTTCCACAATCCCACCGGCCGCAGCATGGACCCGGCGACCCGCCGCGCGCTGGTTTCGGTGGCGGCGCGCACCCACACCCCGCTGGTGATTGACGAGACGATGGTGGCGATGGGCCTCGACGGATCGCCGCCGCCGCCGGTCGCCTGCCATGATCCGTCCGGCCGCCATGTCATCACCTTGGGGTCGGCCAGCAAGATCTTCTGGGGTGGCCTGCGCGTCGGCTGGATCCGTGCCGATCCGCAAACCGTGGCTGCGCTCGGCCGCATCCGCACGACGATGGACATGGCCAGCCCGGTGGTCGAGCAGCTCGCCGTCGCCCAGCTGATGGACGCGGACGAGGGGCTGGGGCCGCGCGCGGCGATGCTGCGCGACCGGCGCGACCATCTGCTGGCGCAGCTGGAACAACATCTGCCGCACTGGCGGGTGGAATCGCCGGCTGGCGGCCTGTCGCTCTGGGCCGAACTGCCCCGCGCGGAGGCAAGCGCGCTCGCCGCGCTGGCGGGCAATCATGGCGTGCGCATAGCCGCCGGCCCGCGCTTCGGCGTCAATGGCGCGTTCGAGCGGTTCCTGCGCCTGCCCTTCACCCTGCCGGAAGCGCAGCTCGACATGGGCGTCGCGCGGCTGGTGGAGGCGGACGCGCGGCTCCACGCCCGCACCCCGCGCGGCCGCGATCCGCTGGCCCTCGCCCTGGAGGCCGACCGATTGATCTAG
- a CDS encoding peptidase M61, whose amino-acid sequence MIRSLAAALCLSTAIASPLLAQDVIRSKPTALPVDSAKPMPKDVPYPGGTIRLDVDATDTVQRIFRVKETIPVAASGPMTLLMPEWLPGNHAPRGPIEKLTGLTFTADGKPISWKRNPLNVYAFEIDVPAGTKQVVAQFQFLSATATNQGRVVVTPKMQNIQWEDVSLYPAGYYTRQIPVQANVTYPAGWQAATALRGKRSGDTIAYDVIDYEALQDSPVFAGTHFKAVDLGHNVTLNIVADDADELVFNTDQIARHKKLVAEAGAAFGTYHFDHYDFLLSITDEMGGIGLEHHRSSENQVEPGYFKKWDSGEALLDRNLLPHEFTHSWDGKFRRPDLLWTPNFDVPMQDSLLWVYEGQTQFWGYVLGARSGMFSKQETLDAYAQIAAKLDTTRGREWRPMVDTTNDPIISARRPKGWANWQRSEDYYNEGLMIWLEVDGILRQQTRGAKGIDDFAKAFFGIKPGDWGQVVYNRQDVIDTLNGVAPYDWAGLFHKYVDSPTTETPKGGFTLGGYKLVYTDTPNAITKAAEGAQKTVDQSFGVGLTVKNDGDIAAVIWNSAAFKAGLAVGSKIIAVNGNEYSGDAFKTALTEAKDAKKPIQLILKQDKYYRTLTLAYSDGLRYPHLEKTGTGEGSLDKLLQPRT is encoded by the coding sequence ATGATCCGCAGCCTTGCTGCCGCCCTTTGCCTTTCGACCGCGATTGCCAGCCCGTTGCTGGCGCAGGACGTCATCCGTTCCAAGCCGACCGCCCTGCCCGTCGACAGCGCCAAGCCGATGCCCAAGGATGTCCCCTATCCGGGCGGCACGATCCGCCTTGACGTCGACGCCACCGACACGGTGCAGCGCATCTTCCGCGTGAAGGAAACCATTCCCGTCGCGGCGAGCGGCCCGATGACCCTGCTGATGCCCGAATGGCTGCCGGGCAATCATGCGCCGCGCGGCCCGATCGAGAAGCTGACCGGCCTGACCTTCACCGCCGACGGCAAGCCGATCAGCTGGAAGCGCAATCCGCTCAACGTCTATGCGTTCGAGATCGACGTGCCGGCCGGCACCAAGCAGGTCGTGGCGCAGTTCCAGTTCCTGTCGGCGACCGCGACCAACCAGGGCCGCGTCGTCGTGACGCCCAAGATGCAGAATATCCAGTGGGAAGATGTCTCGCTCTACCCGGCCGGCTATTATACCCGCCAGATCCCGGTGCAGGCCAATGTCACCTATCCCGCCGGCTGGCAGGCGGCGACCGCGCTGCGCGGCAAGCGCAGCGGCGACACCATCGCCTATGACGTGATCGACTATGAGGCGCTGCAGGACTCGCCGGTCTTTGCCGGCACCCATTTCAAGGCGGTGGACCTGGGCCATAACGTCACGCTGAACATCGTTGCCGACGATGCCGACGAACTGGTGTTCAACACCGACCAGATCGCCAGGCACAAGAAGCTGGTGGCCGAAGCCGGCGCCGCGTTCGGCACCTATCATTTCGACCATTATGATTTCCTGCTGTCGATCACCGACGAAATGGGCGGCATCGGCCTGGAACATCATCGCTCGTCCGAGAATCAGGTCGAGCCGGGCTATTTCAAGAAGTGGGATTCGGGCGAGGCGCTGCTCGACCGCAACCTGCTGCCGCATGAATTCACCCATAGCTGGGACGGCAAGTTCCGCCGCCCCGACCTGCTGTGGACGCCCAATTTCGACGTGCCGATGCAGGACAGCCTGCTGTGGGTCTATGAAGGCCAGACCCAGTTCTGGGGCTATGTGCTGGGCGCCCGTTCGGGCATGTTCTCCAAGCAGGAGACGCTGGACGCCTATGCCCAGATCGCGGCGAAGCTGGACACCACGCGCGGCCGCGAATGGCGCCCGATGGTGGACACGACCAATGATCCGATCATCTCCGCCCGCCGTCCCAAGGGCTGGGCCAACTGGCAGCGGTCGGAGGATTATTATAATGAAGGCCTGATGATCTGGCTGGAAGTCGACGGCATCCTGCGCCAGCAGACCAGGGGCGCCAAGGGCATCGACGATTTCGCCAAGGCCTTTTTCGGCATCAAGCCGGGCGACTGGGGCCAGGTCGTCTATAATCGCCAGGACGTGATCGACACGCTGAACGGCGTCGCCCCCTATGACTGGGCCGGCCTGTTCCACAAATATGTCGACAGTCCGACCACGGAAACGCCCAAGGGCGGCTTCACCCTGGGCGGCTACAAGCTGGTCTATACCGATACGCCCAATGCCATCACCAAGGCGGCCGAAGGCGCGCAGAAGACGGTCGACCAGAGCTTTGGCGTGGGTCTGACGGTCAAGAATGACGGCGATATCGCGGCGGTGATCTGGAACAGCGCAGCGTTCAAGGCCGGTCTTGCGGTAGGATCGAAGATTATTGCGGTGAACGGCAATGAATATTCGGGCGACGCATTCAAGACGGCGCTGACCGAGGCTAAGGACGCCAAGAAGCCGATCCAGCTTATCCTAAAGCAGGACAAATATTATCGTACCCTGACCCTCGCTTATTCGGATGGCCTGCGCTATCCGCACCTCGAAAAGACCGGCACCGGCGAAGGCAGCCTCGACAAGCTGCTGCAGCCGCGCACCTGA
- the ppa gene encoding inorganic diphosphatase, which yields MNIDLIPVGDDPPNSLNVIIEVPVGGEPVKYEFDKASGALFVDRILHTPMRYPANYGFVPHTLSPDGDPLDALVIARSPFVPGSVVRARPIAVLNLEDEAGGDEKLVCVPDNKTFPYYSNVDEKDDLPGIVMEQIEHFFTHYKDLEKTKWVRIGTWGGAEDAKRITLEAIERYQAEKKKG from the coding sequence ATGAATATTGACCTGATCCCCGTCGGCGACGATCCGCCAAACAGCCTGAACGTCATCATCGAGGTGCCGGTTGGCGGCGAACCCGTGAAGTACGAGTTCGACAAGGCCTCGGGCGCGCTGTTCGTCGATCGCATCCTGCACACGCCGATGCGCTATCCGGCGAATTACGGCTTCGTGCCGCACACCCTGTCGCCCGATGGCGATCCGCTCGACGCGCTGGTCATCGCCCGCTCGCCCTTCGTTCCCGGCTCGGTCGTGCGCGCACGCCCGATCGCCGTGCTGAACCTGGAAGACGAAGCCGGCGGCGACGAGAAGCTGGTCTGCGTGCCGGACAACAAGACCTTCCCCTACTACAGCAATGTGGACGAGAAGGACGACCTGCCCGGCATCGTGATGGAGCAGATCGAGCATTTCTTCACCCACTATAAGGATCTGGAAAAGACCAAGTGGGTGCGCATCGGCACCTGGGGCGGCGCGGAAGACGCCAAGCGGATCACGCTGGAAGCGATCGAACGCTATCAGGCCGAGAAGAAGAAGGGCTGA
- the hisS gene encoding histidine--tRNA ligase, whose protein sequence is MAKIETPRPVRGTQDMLGGTAEAFQERFAHVVATFDRVRKLYGFQRVEVPVFESTAVFARSLGESTDVVSKEMYTFEDRGGDSITLRPEFTAGISRAYITEGWQQFAPLKVATHGPLFRYERPQKGRFRQFHQLDAEILGAGEPAADVELLVLADQLLRELGVSEGVTLNLNTLGDAESREAWRAALIAHFEAHRGELSEESIDRLAKNPLRILDSKDPRDRPIADSAPDIDAYLTDEARSFFDKVTSGLDAAGVAWERNSRLVRGLDYYRHTAFEFITDRLGAQGTVLGGGRYDGLIENLGGPSTPAVGWAAGIERLAMLIDQPAIDKPQIVLIPMGEAAEAKATGIIADLRRAGIACDMGYRGNMKKRMQRANASGAAWAIILGDDELTRGEAAVRNLGTGEQQAVALDALIGTVTAL, encoded by the coding sequence ATGGCGAAGATCGAAACGCCGCGCCCGGTGCGCGGAACGCAGGACATGTTGGGCGGCACGGCGGAGGCGTTCCAGGAACGCTTCGCCCATGTCGTCGCCACCTTTGACCGGGTGCGCAAACTCTATGGATTCCAGCGGGTTGAAGTGCCCGTCTTTGAATCGACCGCGGTGTTCGCCCGTTCGCTGGGCGAAAGCACCGACGTCGTGTCGAAGGAAATGTACACGTTCGAGGATCGCGGCGGCGACAGCATCACCCTGCGCCCCGAATTCACCGCCGGCATTTCGCGCGCCTATATTACCGAGGGCTGGCAGCAATTTGCGCCGCTCAAGGTCGCGACCCACGGCCCGCTGTTCCGCTATGAGCGCCCGCAAAAGGGCCGGTTCCGTCAGTTCCACCAGCTCGACGCCGAAATCCTGGGCGCGGGCGAGCCGGCGGCCGATGTCGAGCTGCTGGTGCTGGCCGACCAGCTGCTGCGCGAACTGGGCGTGTCGGAAGGCGTGACCCTCAACCTCAACACGCTGGGCGACGCGGAAAGCCGCGAAGCCTGGCGCGCCGCGCTGATCGCCCATTTCGAGGCGCATCGGGGCGAGCTGTCGGAAGAAAGCATCGACCGGCTGGCGAAGAATCCGCTGCGCATCCTCGACTCCAAGGATCCGCGCGACCGCCCGATCGCCGACAGCGCGCCGGACATCGACGCCTATCTGACCGACGAGGCGCGCAGCTTCTTCGACAAGGTGACGAGCGGCCTCGACGCTGCCGGGGTCGCCTGGGAACGCAATTCGCGGCTGGTGCGCGGGCTCGATTATTATCGCCACACCGCGTTCGAGTTCATCACCGACCGGCTCGGCGCGCAGGGCACGGTGCTGGGTGGCGGTCGTTATGACGGTCTGATCGAGAATCTGGGCGGGCCGTCGACCCCGGCGGTCGGCTGGGCAGCGGGGATCGAGCGGCTGGCGATGTTGATCGACCAGCCGGCGATCGACAAGCCGCAGATCGTGCTGATCCCGATGGGCGAGGCGGCCGAGGCGAAGGCGACCGGCATCATCGCCGATCTGCGCCGCGCCGGCATCGCCTGCGACATGGGCTATCGCGGCAATATGAAGAAGCGGATGCAGCGCGCCAACGCATCGGGTGCCGCCTGGGCGATCATCCTCGGCGACGACGAACTGACACGCGGCGAGGCGGCGGTCCGCAACCTGGGCACCGGTGAGCAGCAGGCGGTTGCACTGGATGCGCTGATCGGCACGGTGACGGCGCTCTGA
- the gyrB gene encoding DNA topoisomerase (ATP-hydrolyzing) subunit B, translated as MSDEQQNSPNSNEYGADSIKVLKGLDAVRKRPGMYIGDTDDGSGLHHMVFEVSDNAIDEALAGHCDRIVITLNPDNSVSVEDNGRGIPTGIHKEEGVSAAEVIMTQLHAGGKFENTSDDNAYKVSGGLHGVGVSVVNALSEWLDLNIWRDGKEHWMRFAYGDATAPLKVIGDAPEGKKGTRVTFLASTEKVPGDGGTFKNQTEYDFDKLEHRYRELAFLNSGVRLFLVDARHEEKKEVELYYEGGIAAFVKYLDRNKNALMPDPIAIAGTRDDVTIDVALEWNDSYYENVLCFTNNIPQRDGGTHLAAFRAALTRTLNSYAEKTGLLKKEKVSLTGEDMREGLTAIVSVKLPDPKFSSQTKDKLVSSEVRQPLESLMADKMAEWLEENPGHGKMIVQKVIDAAAAREAAKRARELTRRKGAMDIASLPGKLADCQERDPAKSELFLVEGDSAGGSAKQGRNRHNQAILPLKGKILNVERARFDKMLSSKEVGTLIQAMGTGIRDDFNLDKLRYHKIVIMTDADVDGAHIRTLLLTFFYRQMPQIIEAGHLFIAQPPLYKASRGRSEVYLKDEAALEQYLVDNGVDTMALETTGGARTGDDLRSLIDHARRMRAVMRYVPRRYDPAIIEALGLTGALDPELSEAQLAERLATAVAWIASHDPEGKWTGRIAEGGGFHFERLWRGVTDHHVIEHGFLGSAEARKLHGTASEEAESYARGSRLVSAKAVAAQDELGEDELPAVSAKGVNISRPSELLEAILSAGRKGLSIQRYKGLGEMNAEQLWETTLDPDNRSMLRVEVEQADVADEIFTKLMGDVVEPRREFIQDNALNVANLDV; from the coding sequence ATGAGCGACGAACAGCAGAACAGCCCCAACAGCAATGAATATGGCGCCGACAGCATCAAGGTGCTGAAAGGCCTCGACGCCGTGCGCAAGCGGCCCGGCATGTATATCGGTGACACCGACGACGGGTCGGGCCTGCACCATATGGTGTTCGAGGTCAGCGACAATGCGATCGACGAGGCGCTGGCCGGCCATTGCGACCGGATCGTCATCACGCTCAACCCCGACAACAGCGTCAGCGTCGAGGATAATGGCCGCGGCATCCCGACCGGCATCCACAAGGAAGAAGGCGTGTCGGCGGCCGAGGTCATCATGACCCAGCTGCACGCAGGCGGCAAGTTCGAGAACACGTCGGACGACAATGCCTATAAGGTGTCGGGCGGCCTGCACGGCGTGGGCGTATCGGTGGTGAACGCCCTGTCCGAATGGCTGGACCTCAACATCTGGCGCGACGGCAAGGAACATTGGATGCGCTTCGCCTATGGCGATGCCACCGCGCCGCTCAAGGTGATCGGCGATGCGCCGGAGGGCAAGAAGGGCACGCGCGTGACCTTCCTCGCCTCGACCGAGAAGGTGCCGGGTGATGGCGGCACGTTCAAGAACCAGACCGAATATGATTTCGACAAGCTGGAGCATCGCTATCGCGAGCTGGCTTTCCTCAACAGCGGCGTGCGCCTGTTCCTGGTCGATGCGCGCCATGAGGAGAAGAAGGAAGTCGAGCTTTATTATGAGGGCGGCATCGCGGCCTTCGTCAAATATCTCGACCGCAACAAGAATGCGCTGATGCCCGATCCGATCGCGATCGCCGGCACCCGCGACGACGTGACCATCGACGTCGCGCTGGAGTGGAATGACTCCTATTACGAGAACGTCCTCTGCTTCACCAACAACATCCCGCAGCGCGATGGCGGCACGCACTTGGCCGCCTTCCGCGCGGCACTGACCCGGACCCTCAACAGCTATGCCGAAAAGACCGGCCTGCTGAAGAAGGAGAAGGTGAGCCTCACCGGTGAGGATATGCGCGAAGGCCTGACCGCGATCGTCTCGGTCAAGCTGCCCGATCCCAAATTCAGCTCGCAGACCAAGGACAAGCTGGTCAGTTCCGAAGTGCGCCAGCCGCTCGAAAGCCTGATGGCTGACAAGATGGCCGAGTGGCTGGAAGAAAATCCCGGCCACGGCAAGATGATCGTCCAGAAGGTGATCGACGCCGCCGCTGCCCGCGAAGCGGCCAAGCGTGCGCGCGAACTGACCCGCCGCAAGGGCGCGATGGACATCGCCTCGCTGCCCGGCAAGCTGGCCGACTGTCAGGAACGCGATCCCGCCAAGTCCGAACTCTTCCTGGTCGAGGGTGACTCGGCCGGCGGGTCGGCCAAGCAGGGCCGCAACCGCCACAATCAGGCGATCCTGCCGCTGAAGGGCAAGATCCTGAACGTCGAGCGCGCCCGTTTCGACAAGATGCTCTCGTCCAAGGAAGTCGGCACGCTGATCCAGGCGATGGGCACCGGCATTCGCGACGATTTCAACCTGGACAAGCTGCGCTACCACAAGATCGTCATCATGACCGACGCCGACGTCGACGGCGCGCATATCCGCACGCTGCTGCTCACCTTCTTCTACCGCCAGATGCCGCAGATCATCGAGGCGGGCCATCTCTTCATCGCCCAGCCGCCGCTCTACAAGGCGAGCCGTGGCCGGTCCGAAGTCTATCTGAAGGACGAAGCGGCGCTGGAGCAATATCTGGTCGACAATGGCGTCGACACGATGGCGCTGGAAACCACCGGCGGCGCCCGCACCGGCGACGATCTGCGCAGCCTGATCGACCATGCCCGCCGCATGCGCGCGGTGATGCGCTATGTGCCGCGTCGCTACGACCCGGCGATCATCGAGGCGCTGGGCCTGACCGGCGCGCTCGATCCCGAACTGTCCGAGGCGCAGCTGGCCGAACGGCTGGCAACCGCCGTCGCCTGGATCGCCTCGCATGATCCCGAGGGCAAATGGACCGGCCGCATCGCCGAGGGCGGCGGCTTCCATTTCGAGCGGCTGTGGCGCGGCGTGACCGACCATCATGTCATCGAACATGGCTTCCTGGGCTCGGCCGAGGCGCGCAAGCTGCACGGCACCGCCAGCGAAGAGGCGGAAAGCTATGCCAGGGGCAGCCGCCTGGTTTCGGCCAAGGCCGTCGCCGCGCAGGACGAACTGGGCGAGGACGAACTGCCCGCGGTGTCGGCCAAGGGCGTCAACATCTCGCGGCCCAGCGAATTGCTGGAAGCGATCCTGTCCGCCGGCCGCAAGGGCCTGTCGATCCAGCGCTACAAGGGTCTGGGCGAAATGAACGCGGAACAGCTGTGGGAAACCACGCTGGACCCGGACAATCGCTCGATGCTGCGCGTCGAGGTGGAACAGGCCGACGTCGCCGACGAAATCTTCACCAAGCTGATGGGCGACGTGGTCGAACCGCGCCGCGAATTCATCCAGGACAATGCGCTGAACGTCGCCAATTTGGACGTCTGA
- the prmC gene encoding peptide chain release factor N(5)-glutamine methyltransferase yields MSVADALRDATVSLAAISDTPRLDAELLMAHALGIGRNDLLLRQRDLSVPVAFAVHMQQRLAGAPIAHILGSRDFWTISLAITPDVLIPRPDSETLIEAAVDHFRDRSPATILDLGTGSGALLLAALDQWPDATGLGIDASAAALAVAQGNADRLGTGTRARFQRGDWAAGVTGPFDLLLINPPYIATDAPLAGDVLHDPASALFAGADGLDDYRRIAPQLPALIAPGGMAAIEIGYDQGESVSALLRAQGLGVSLRRDLAGHDRCLVATPGE; encoded by the coding sequence GTGAGCGTCGCCGATGCGCTGCGCGACGCCACTGTCAGCTTAGCCGCGATCAGCGACACCCCCCGGCTCGACGCCGAACTGCTGATGGCCCATGCACTGGGCATCGGCCGCAACGACCTGTTGCTGCGCCAGCGCGACCTGTCCGTCCCTGTCGCTTTCGCTGTCCATATGCAGCAACGGCTGGCCGGCGCGCCGATCGCCCATATCCTGGGCAGTCGCGATTTCTGGACGATCAGCCTGGCCATCACCCCCGACGTATTGATCCCGCGCCCGGACAGCGAGACGCTGATCGAGGCGGCGGTCGATCACTTCCGTGACCGGTCGCCTGCGACCATATTGGACCTGGGCACCGGATCGGGCGCGCTGCTGCTCGCCGCGCTCGACCAGTGGCCCGATGCGACAGGGCTGGGCATCGACGCCTCGGCCGCCGCGCTGGCGGTGGCGCAGGGCAATGCCGACCGGCTGGGCACGGGGACGCGCGCGCGCTTCCAGCGGGGCGATTGGGCGGCCGGCGTGACCGGGCCGTTCGACCTGCTGCTGATCAACCCGCCCTATATCGCCACCGACGCGCCGCTCGCCGGCGATGTGCTGCACGATCCGGCCAGCGCCCTGTTTGCCGGCGCCGACGGGCTGGACGATTATCGCCGCATCGCGCCGCAACTGCCTGCGCTGATCGCGCCGGGCGGCATGGCCGCGATCGAGATCGGCTATGATCAGGGGGAAAGCGTGTCGGCACTGCTGCGGGCGCAGGGGCTGGGCGTGTCGCTGCGCCGCGACCTTGCGGGGCATGATCGCTGCCTCGTCGCCACGCCGGGCGAATAA
- the prfA gene encoding peptide chain release factor 1, with amino-acid sequence MMHISAERIAQIEARRDEVQASMTRADLAPDAFVKLSKEYAEIEPVARAAHEVRRLRQELRALEQMAGGEDSDADPLMREMAQEEMQLLKGQLPDAERALALQLLPKDSADARPAMLEIRAGTGGDEAALFAGDLFRMYQRYADTQGWKMEMISANASEQGGFKEVVASINGTGVFAKLKFESGVHRVQRVPVTESGGRIHTSAATVAILPEPEEVDVQIADSDLKIDIYRASGAGGQHVNTTDSAVRITHLPTGIVVTQQDERSQHKNKAKAMQVLRARIYEAERERTQSEQAGARKAMVGSGDRSERIRTYNFPQGRVTDHRINLTLHRLPEILEGPGLAEVIDALVAEDEAARLAQLDGVA; translated from the coding sequence CTGATGCACATCTCCGCCGAACGCATCGCGCAGATCGAGGCGCGCCGGGACGAGGTGCAGGCGTCGATGACGCGCGCCGACCTCGCGCCCGATGCGTTCGTGAAACTGTCCAAGGAATATGCCGAGATCGAGCCGGTGGCGCGGGCCGCGCATGAAGTGCGCCGGCTGCGTCAGGAACTGCGCGCGCTCGAACAGATGGCCGGTGGCGAGGACAGCGATGCCGATCCACTGATGCGCGAAATGGCGCAGGAGGAAATGCAGCTGCTCAAGGGACAGTTGCCCGATGCCGAGCGCGCGCTGGCGTTGCAGCTGCTGCCCAAGGATTCGGCCGATGCCCGCCCGGCGATGCTGGAAATCCGCGCCGGCACCGGCGGCGACGAGGCGGCTTTGTTCGCCGGCGACCTGTTCCGCATGTATCAGCGCTACGCCGATACCCAGGGCTGGAAGATGGAGATGATCTCCGCCAACGCCTCGGAACAGGGCGGCTTCAAGGAAGTGGTGGCCAGCATCAACGGCACCGGCGTCTTCGCCAAGCTGAAGTTCGAGAGCGGCGTGCATCGCGTCCAGCGCGTGCCGGTCACCGAAAGCGGCGGCCGCATTCATACCAGCGCCGCGACCGTGGCGATCCTGCCCGAGCCGGAAGAAGTCGATGTCCAGATCGCCGATTCCGACCTGAAGATCGACATCTACCGCGCCTCTGGCGCCGGTGGCCAGCACGTCAACACCACCGATTCCGCCGTGCGCATCACCCATTTGCCGACCGGCATCGTCGTGACGCAGCAGGATGAGCGCTCGCAGCACAAGAACAAGGCCAAGGCGATGCAGGTGCTGCGCGCCCGCATCTATGAGGCGGAGCGCGAGCGCACCCAGAGCGAACAGGCCGGCGCGCGCAAGGCGATGGTCGGATCGGGCGACCGGTCGGAGCGCATCCGCACCTATAATTTCCCGCAGGGCCGCGTGACCGACCACCGTATCAACCTGACCCTGCATCGCCTGCCCGAGATTCTCGAAGGGCCGGGCCTGGCCGAAGTGATCGACGCGCTGGTGGCCGAGGATGAGGCTGCGCGCCTCGCCCAGCTGGACGGGGTGGCGTGA